From a single Sebastes umbrosus isolate fSebUmb1 chromosome 17, fSebUmb1.pri, whole genome shotgun sequence genomic region:
- the slc25a1a gene encoding tricarboxylate transport protein A, mitochondrial isoform X1 → MKPALTTEMSSLLKPFSVCEGPCESCGVRRGCPSSAPHRQPPSQRLAAAAAAPAGLGSLPAHQRSYAARRNLAAAAVGGRKITHPGKAILAGGIAGGIEICITFPTEYVKTQLQLDERANPPRYRGIGDCVKLTVQDHGLRGLYRGLSSLLYGSIPKSAVRFGTFEMLSNPMRDATGRLDNTRSLLCGLGAGIAEAIVVVCPMETLKVKMIHDQCSLRPRYRGFFHGVSEIIREQGVRGTYQGLTATVLKQGTNQAIRFYVMNALRNWYKGDDPRRDMHPIVTAMFGATAGAASVFGNTPLDVVKTRMQGLEAYRYKNTVDCAFQILKHEGPQAFYKGTVPRLGRVCLDVAIVFVIYEEVVKLLNNVWKTQ, encoded by the exons ATGAAACCAGCCCTGACGACTGAAATGTCCTCACTACTGAAGCCGTTTTCGGTGTGTGAGGGACCGTGCGAGAGCTGCGGTGTGAGGAGAGGATGCCCGAGCTCAGCTCCACATCGGCAGCCTCCATCGCAGCGCCTGGCCGCCGCGGCCGCCGCCCCGGCGGGGCTGGGATCTCTGCCGGCCCACCAGCGCTCGTACGCGGCAAGGAGAAACCTGGCGGCTGCTGCAGTCGGAGGGAGGAAAATCACGCATCCTGGAAAGGCCATCCTTGCAG GTGGCATAGCAGGTGGGATAGAGATCTGCATCACCTTCCCCACAGAGTATGTCAAGACCCAGCTGCAGCTAGACGAGAGAGCCAACCCACCGCGATACAGAGGGATCG gtgactGTGTGAAGTTGACTGTGCAAGATCACGGGCTCAGAGGGTTGTATCGAGGTCTCAGCTCCCTGCTCTATGGATCAATACCCAAGTCTGCAGTGAG GTTTGGCACGTTCGAGATGCTCAGCAACCCGATGCGAGACGCCACAGGTCGGCTGGACAACACGCGGAGCCTCTTGTGTGGTTTAGGAGCAGGCATAGCGGAGGCCATCGTGGTCGTCTGCCCCATGGAGACGCTCAAG GTGAAGATGATCCATGACCAGTGTTCCCTCAGACCTCGCTACAGAGGCTTCTTTCACGGAGTCAGTGAGATTATCAGAGAACAGG GCGTGAGGGGGACGTATCAAGGTCTGACAGCGACTGTGCTGAAACAAGGAACCAATCAGGCCATCCGATTCTATGTGATGAATGCGCTGCGCAATTGGTACAAAG GGGACGACCCTAGACGAGACATGCACCCAATTGTCACGGCGATGTTTGGAGCGACAGCGGGAGCTGCAAGTGTCTTTGGAAATACACCTCTGGATGTGGTGAAGACCAGGATGCAG GGTTTGGAGGCCTACCGCTATAAAAACACAGTGGACTGTGCTTTCCAGATCTTGAAGCATGAAGGACCACAGGC GTTCTACAAAGGAACAGTTCCCAGACTTGGCCGCGTGTGCTTAGACGTGGCCATAGTCTTCGTCATCTATGAGGAGGTGGTCAAACTTCTCAACAACGTGTGGAAGACCCAGTAG
- the slc25a1a gene encoding tricarboxylate transport protein A, mitochondrial isoform X2, whose protein sequence is MPELSSTSAASIAAPGRRGRRPGGAGISAGPPALVRGKEKPGGCCSRREENHASWKGHPCRWHSRWDRDLHHLPHRVCQDPAAARRESQPTAIQRDRFGTFEMLSNPMRDATGRLDNTRSLLCGLGAGIAEAIVVVCPMETLKVKMIHDQCSLRPRYRGFFHGVSEIIREQGVRGTYQGLTATVLKQGTNQAIRFYVMNALRNWYKGDDPRRDMHPIVTAMFGATAGAASVFGNTPLDVVKTRMQGLEAYRYKNTVDCAFQILKHEGPQAFYKGTVPRLGRVCLDVAIVFVIYEEVVKLLNNVWKTQ, encoded by the exons ATGCCCGAGCTCAGCTCCACATCGGCAGCCTCCATCGCAGCGCCTGGCCGCCGCGGCCGCCGCCCCGGCGGGGCTGGGATCTCTGCCGGCCCACCAGCGCTCGTACGCGGCAAGGAGAAACCTGGCGGCTGCTGCAGTCGGAGGGAGGAAAATCACGCATCCTGGAAAGGCCATCCTTGCAG GTGGCATAGCAGGTGGGATAGAGATCTGCATCACCTTCCCCACAGAGTATGTCAAGACCCAGCTGCAGCTAGACGAGAGAGCCAACCCACCGCGATACAGAGGGATCG GTTTGGCACGTTCGAGATGCTCAGCAACCCGATGCGAGACGCCACAGGTCGGCTGGACAACACGCGGAGCCTCTTGTGTGGTTTAGGAGCAGGCATAGCGGAGGCCATCGTGGTCGTCTGCCCCATGGAGACGCTCAAG GTGAAGATGATCCATGACCAGTGTTCCCTCAGACCTCGCTACAGAGGCTTCTTTCACGGAGTCAGTGAGATTATCAGAGAACAGG GCGTGAGGGGGACGTATCAAGGTCTGACAGCGACTGTGCTGAAACAAGGAACCAATCAGGCCATCCGATTCTATGTGATGAATGCGCTGCGCAATTGGTACAAAG GGGACGACCCTAGACGAGACATGCACCCAATTGTCACGGCGATGTTTGGAGCGACAGCGGGAGCTGCAAGTGTCTTTGGAAATACACCTCTGGATGTGGTGAAGACCAGGATGCAG GGTTTGGAGGCCTACCGCTATAAAAACACAGTGGACTGTGCTTTCCAGATCTTGAAGCATGAAGGACCACAGGC GTTCTACAAAGGAACAGTTCCCAGACTTGGCCGCGTGTGCTTAGACGTGGCCATAGTCTTCGTCATCTATGAGGAGGTGGTCAAACTTCTCAACAACGTGTGGAAGACCCAGTAG